A genomic stretch from Pochonia chlamydosporia 170 chromosome 4, whole genome shotgun sequence includes:
- a CDS encoding metal-dependent amidase/aminoacylase/carboxypeptidase (similar to Colletotrichum fioriniae PJ7 XP_007601138.1), whose product MGELHHKIDLGQARSLINTHIRRISPDLQTNINKALHDHPETCYKEFFAHDTLTTFLSKKGLSVTPKTYGLETSFEASTGQGGRQVVFCAEYDALPDIGHACGHNLIATSSIAAFLAAGHVLHTLNIPGRIRLLGTPAEEGGLGKQFLIDAGAFDPPEDIAAAIMAHPASQKMIPSHSGVEYSGIAGPKTSASHKFKVEFRGRTAHAAAEPWNGINSLDAAVSAYNSAAMLRQQIRPDERIHAVIEVGGTVQNVITSYSRMSWNVRSPSLKRADELLERVRRCIEGGAAATGCTVTYLPTLTSADLRVNEALCRAYVEDMGTLGRKVVETHGEPSGGSTDMGNVSHYVPSFHGMFSVTKEPDVVIHNPGFTACAATDEAHAEAMRCAKGMAMLAVRVLVDDVLADKAREDFKRCE is encoded by the exons ATGGGCGAACTCCATCACAAAATTGACCTAGGGCAAGCTCGCTCCCTAATAAACACACACATCAGGCGAATCAGTCCCGATCTccaaaccaacatcaacaaagcCCTCCACGACCACCCCGAAACGTGCTACAAAGAATTCTTCGCCCACGACACCCTCACCACATTCCTCTCCAAAAAGGGACTCTCTGTCACCCCAAAAACCTACGGCCTAGAAACGTCCTTTGAAGCATCTACCGGCCAAGGCGGTCGTCAAGTCGTCTTCTGCGCCGAGTACGACGCCCTCCCTGACATAGGCCATGCCTGCGGACACAACCTCATCGCCACATCGTCCATCGCAGCCTTCCTCGCAGCCGGCCATGTCTTACACACGCTCAACATCCCCGGCCGAATCCGTCTCCTAGGCACACCAGCTGAAGAAGGCGGGCTAGGGAAACAGTTTCTCATCGACGCCGGCGCCTTCGATCCACCAGAGGATATAGCCGCCGCGATAATGGCCCATCCCGCATCGCAGAAGATGATACCGTCCCACTCAGGAGTCGAATACAGTGGCATCGCGGGCCCGAAAACCAGTGCAAGTCATAAATTCAAGGTTGAGTTTCGGGGGAGGACTGCTCACGCGGCTGCTGAGCCTTGGAATGGGATCAATTCCCTGGATGCTGCGGTTTCGGCGTATAATAGCGCCGCCATGTTGAGGCAGCAGATTCGGCCGGATGAGAGGATCCATGCGGTGATAGAGGTTGGCGGGACGGTGCAGAATGTGATTACTTCGTATTCGAGGATGAGCTGGAATGTGAGGAGCCCGAGTTTGAAGAGGGCGGATGAGTTGTTGGAAAGGGTGAGAAGGTGTATTGAGGGTGGTGCCGCTGCGACGGGCTGTACTGTCACTTATTTGCC GACGTTGACGTCTGCCGATTTACGAGTCAATGAGGCACTTTGCAGGGCATATGTAGAGGATATGGGTACTCTGGGGAGGAAAGTCGTCGAAACTCATGGCGAGCCCTCAGGTGGCTCTACTGACATGGGTAATGTGTCGCATTATGTGCCTAGTTTTCATGGCATGTTCTCCGTGACGAAGGAGCCGGATGTGGTGATTCATAATCCGGGCTTTACGGCCTGCGCTGCTACGGATGAAGCGCACGCGGAGGCTATGAGGTGTGCCAAGGGTATGGCAATGTTGGCGGTGAGGGTattggttgatgatgtgttggcgGATAAAGCGCGAGAGGATTTCAAGAGGTGTGAGTAG
- a CDS encoding DDE superfamily endonuclease domain-containing protein has product MDETGIQEGQGSNSLIIRSAEIRIIIRKQPGSRSWTTIIECILADSRVISPLMIFKGASV; this is encoded by the coding sequence ATGGACGAGACTGGTATCCAAGAGGGCCAAGGGAGCAATAGTCTTATCATTAGGAGCGCGGAAATTCGAATAATTATTAGGAAGCAGCCTGGGTCACGCTCTTGGACGACAATTATCGAGTGCATCTTAGCAGACAGTAGAGTTATTAGCCCCCTTATGATATTCAAAGGAGCAAGCGTTTAA
- a CDS encoding heterokaryon incompatibility protein (similar to Colletotrichum graminicola M1.001 XP_008094374.1): protein MASLSELKDEYMANLPLMDGKEPRLAVFNFAPRYDFSKQDLSAGCNTCQNLSLDNLPPSGKVIQVQFCDVKRMALSGCAVCAMIETACRHFDVVPSLVGYQVEMRSQQQDYGLEVTFGDDYDTRYIYIDENNIRAFIHIRPADTTRHIDYQVLVMLQGVRGQTSHPIELYRLSQPTSSCKSSSLSLKMQSTSEVLWPAIGTPRDVPRSSNSSECLQTAQGWLADCRGNHDGCKRSKPSQLPTRVLDISDQTVCLLESALPAEYVTLSYCWGPAVASRLTTTTKNIDKHKQGVPWEAFNKTHQDAITVARNLGFKYIWIDALCIIQDSPQDWADEAARMADIYKNSSLTICATWSSHSDGGLFSDRYIGRRDVANENADELSPPYLVHDDPPIHARLVFKQHFANAEMKEAVELGARASAASDPLLTRAWCFQERMLSLRTLDFTLEELQWECRTARMCECKEGDRRTGKSQKMQFTRMMDLQVNARSELNQKSNDIWHNVVCAYTGLSLTYPSDRLPALSGLAHRIYDIRGDLSSQSGYLAGIWQRDLIPSLLWHLDPSPDYHRGNAPGLVTSPHKYMAPSWSWASRSGQVAFTKFPVDPDLRVINATCTYGIDICGHCTAGSLTLSGWVAPAKLRYGSGVKNGYWISQNGLWAVIQADSDIAAPGSVDHLLPNSIVYCLRVGLETDRHFSEDNTTWGLVLRYIEAADQYARIGMFSRRGDDGKLKLRERVKDGGGVEEYIGSNSLFEVSEVKTIEIV, encoded by the exons ATGGCTTCCCTGTCAGAACTAAAAGACGAATACATGGCAAACCTCCCCCTTATGGACGGGAAGGAGCCGCGACTAGCTGTCTTCAATTTTGCCCCACGATATGACTTCTCCAAGCAGGACCTCTCCGCGGGATGCAACACCTGCCAGAACCTGTCACTCGACAATCTTCCACCGAGCGGAAAAGTGATCCAGGTTCAGTTCTGTGATGTAAAACGCATGGCATTATCGGGGTGCGCTGTGTGCGCCATGATAGAAACGGCTTGCCGGCATTTCGACGTCGTGCCCAGCCTTGTTGGCTACCAGGTAGAAATGAGGAGTCAACAGCAAGACTACGGCCTGGAAGTTACCTTTGGCGACGACTACGATACCAGATACATTTACATTGATGAGAACAATATCCGGGCGTTTATACACATTCGACCTGCTGACACGACTCGCCACATAGACTATCAGGTGCTGGTAATGCTTCAGGGTGTTCGGGGACAAACGTCACATCCTATTGAACTGTACAGATTGTCTCAGCCTACCTCCTCATGTAAGAGTTCAAGCTTATCACTCAAGATGCAGTCCACTTCGGAAGTGCTCTGGCCGGCAATTGGAACACCTCGTGACGTCCCCCGatcgtcaaactcctcaGAGTGCTTGCAAACAGCTCAAGGATGGCTAGCGGACTGCAGGGGAAATCATGATGGTTGCAAAAGAAGTAAACCTTCTCAGCTACCTACCAGAGTCTTAGACATATCCGACCAAACTGTCTGCCTTTTGGAGAGCGCCTTACCTGCCGAGTACGTCACCCTGTCGTATTGCTGGGGACCAGCGGTGGCAAGTCGCTTGACAACGACGACCAAAAACATcgacaagcacaagcagGGTGTTCCGTGGGAAGCTTTCAACAAGACTCATCAAGATGCTATTACAGTAGCTAGAAACCTAGGGTTCAAGTACATCTGG ATTGATGCACTGTGCATCATACAAGACAGTCCTCAAGACTGGGCAGACGAGGCAGCTCGCATGGCCGACATTTACAAGAATTCATCATTGACAATATGCGCGACTTGGTCCTCGCACAGTGATGGAGGGCTGTTCTCTGACCGGTACATTGGCCGCCGGGACGTTGCCAACGAGAATGCCGATGAACTGTCGCCGCCGTACCTCGTCCATGACGATCCGCCAATCCACGCGCGTCTGGTATTTAAGCAGCATTTTGCCAATGCTGAAATGAAAGAAGCCGTCGAGCTGGGTGCCAGGGCGTCTGCGGCTTCGGATCCTCTGCTCACACGGGCATGGTGCTTCCAGGAGCGGATGCTGTCTCTACGAACCCTTGATTTCACGCTTGAGGAGCTGCAGTGGGAATGTCGAACGGCTAGAATGTGCGAGTGCAAAGAGGGCGATAGGCGTACTGGGAAATCGCAGAAGATGCAATTTACGCGGATGATGGACCTACAAGTTAACGCTAGGTCTGAACTCAACCAGAAGAGCAACGATATTTGGCATAATGTTGTATGCGCATATACTGGGCTGTCACTGACGTATCCGTCTGACAGACTGCCAGCTCTTTCGGGCTTGGCACATCGCATCTATGACATCAGAGGCGatttgtcaagtcaatctgGTTATCTTGCTGGTATTTGGCAACGTGACCTGATACCTTCACTCTTATGGCACCTCGATCCGAGTCCTGATTATCATCGTGGCAACGCGCCTGGTCTCGTCACCTCTCCACATAAGTATATGGCGCCGTCTTGGTCATGGGCATCGCGAAGCGGACAGGTTGCCTTCACCAAGTTCCCAGTCGACCCGGACCTCAGGGTCATCAATGCCACATGTACATACGGCATCGACATATGTGGACACTGTACCGCGGGATCATTGACACTGAGCGGTTGGGTGGCACCCGCAAAGCTTCGATACGGATCTGGCGTCAAGAATGGCTACTGGATTTCACAAAATGGACTGTGGGCTGTAATCCAGGCTGATTCGGATATTGCCGCCCCGGGCAGCGTGGACCATCTACTACCTAACTCCATAGTCTATTGCCTGAGAGTCGGGCTGGAGACGGACCGACATTTCTCTGAAGACAATACTACTTGGGGTCTTGTGCTTCGGTACATCGAAGCAGCGGATCAGTATGCCCGTATAGGGATGTTCAGCAGGAgaggtgatgatggaaagTTGAAGCTCCGTGAGAGGGTGAAGGATGGGGGAGGCGTAGAGGAGTATATTGGGTCTAATAGCTTATTCGAGGTTTCAGAGGTAAAGACGATCGAAATAGTGTGA
- a CDS encoding peptidase family T4 protein (similar to Cordyceps militaris CM01 XP_006669438.1) codes for MQSSRCRFRDLVPTAHLGTWKPGPKNGITDVPGVKAHTTTIRTANGNINTGVTTITPRDDWFHQACPAGMFRFNGSGEMTGSHWIQETGLLHSPILITNSFAVGPCYTGIYKYAIHHYGQGESGVDWFLLPVVAETFDGHLNDLRHFAVTPDHVFESLGKVSADPVPEGNVGGGTGMMCQGFKGGTGTSSRVVPGVSSDKDTSYTVAALVQANYGRMQHLHMCGIPVGRILAADAEKNATQAAKKAEYDAAKDSKDGSIIIILATDAPLHPTQLERLAKRATVGLARVGGYGHNPSGDIFLAFSTGNSIPVQTVTGQHRAVDPFKARELDMKFIDDQSINGLLEAAADATEEAIYNALCMAETMTGNMGRTVEALPLERVAEIMGRFGETESSLRGA; via the coding sequence ATGCAGTCCTCCCGCTGTCGATTCAGAGACCTCGTCCCCACAGCCCACCTAGGAACCTGGAAACCCGGCCCCAAAAACGGCATCACCGATGTCCCCGGCGTCAAAGCCCACACCACAACCATCCGCACcgccaacggcaacatcaacaccggCGTCACAACCATCACCCCCCGAGATGACTGGTTCCATCAAGCCTGTCCGGCAGGCATGTTCCGCTTCAACGGGTCCGGAGAAATGACCGGCTCGCACTGGATCCAGGAAACAGGTCTCCTACACTCACCCATCCTCATCACTAACAGCTTCGCCGTCGGCCCTTGCTACACCGGTATATATAAATACGCAATTCACCACTACGGCCAAGGTGAATCTGGTGTAGACTGGTTCCTGCTGCCCGTTGTGGCAGAGACGTTTGACGGACATCTCAACGACCTGCGCCACTTTGCCGTCACGCCGGACCACGTATTCGAGAGTCTGGGCAAGGTATCTGCCGATCCCGTCCCCGAGGGCAACGTCGGCGGCGGAACGGGCATGATGTGTCAGGGCTTCAAGGGCGGCACCGGCACAAGCAGTCGAGTTGTGCCGGGAGTTAGCTCCGATAAAGACACATCATACACAGTGGCAGCTCTCGTGCAAGCCAACTACGGAAGAATGCAACATCTACACATGTGCGGCATTCCCGTGGGACGAATCCTCGCAGCCGACGCGGAGAAGAATGCCacacaagcagccaaaaagGCAGAGTACGATGCGGCCAAGGATTCTAAAGAcggctccatcatcatcattctgGCTACTGACGCGCCATTGCACCCCACACAGCTGGAGAGGCTGGCGAAACGGGCTACAGTTGGACTCGCTCGCGTAGGAGGATACGGACACAACCCGTCGGGAGATATATTCCTGGCCTTTTCGACGGGGAACAGTATTCCTGTGCAGACGGTCACGGGCCAGCATAGAGCGGTGGACCCGTTCAAGGCGAGGGAGCTGGATATGAAGTTTATTGATGACCAGTCTATCAATGGgctgttggaggcggcggctgATGCGACCGAGGAGGCTATTTACAATGCTTTGTGTATGGCGGAGACGATGACGGGGAATATGGGACGGACGGTCGAGGCGCTTCCTTTGGAGAGGGTGGCGGAGATAATGGGGAGGTTTGGGGAGACGGAGAGTAGTTTGCGGGGGGCTTGA
- a CDS encoding bnr asp-box repeat domain-containing protein (similar to Colletotrichum gloeosporioides Nara gc5 XP_007275611.1) encodes MRFTKLLSALLIAPSASSPMAISAPGPQVLVDPAGVYMRATRLNDNTIIAGYAAQDGPNHLLRVVKSSDAGSSWTQLGTVTAGDSATHDIDNAFPLQLPSGRILFAFRNHDRTSKGVYTYYRITVCYSDDGGVTWSFLTQIDERHANGVNGLWEPFLRVSRNGTLQVFYSSENNGGDQDNVMKTSTDGGASWAGPFAVSGQGITSRDGMTAVADVGGKLMCVFENTESGPFSINYVLSYDDGFTWSSRTRL; translated from the exons atgaGGTTCACCAAACTCCTCTCAGCCCTCCTCATCGCTCCATCTGCATCCTCCCCCATGGCCATCTCAGCCCCAGGTCCCCAAGTCCTCGTCGACCCAGCAGGCGTATACATGCGCGCCACCCGCCTCAacgacaacaccatcatAGCCGGCTACGCAGCCCAAGACGGACCcaaccacctcctccggGTAGTCAAGTCCTCCGACGCAGGATCCTCCTGGACGCAACTCGGCACCGTAACAGCGGGTGACTCTGCAACGCACGATATTGACAATGCGTTTCCGCTGCAACTTCCCAGTGGTAGAATTCTGTTTGCTTTTCGAAACCACGACCGCACTTCCAAAGGCGTGTATACGTACTACCGCATCACAGTGTGTTACTCAGATGACGGGGGCGTAACGTGGTCATTTCTCACGCAGATTGATGAACGGCATGCGAATGGAGTGAATGGCCTGTGGGAGCCGTTTCTGAGGGTCTCTAGGAATGGGACATTGCAGGTGTTTTATTCGTCGGAGAATAATGGCGGTGATCAGGATAACGTTATGAAGACGTCGACGGATGGAGGGGCGTCGTGGGCCGGTCCGTTTGCTGTTTCGGGGCAGGGAATTACGAGTAGGGACGGTATGACTGCCGTTGCGGATGTGGGAGGGAAATTAAT GTGCGTCTTTGAAAATACGGAATCTGGTCCATTTTCGATAAATTACGTGCTTTCgtacgacgatggctttaCTTGGTCTTCGCGGACGAGGTTGTAA
- a CDS encoding HET domain-containing protein (similar to Cordyceps militaris CM01 XP_006666068.1) — translation MNIFVEPDDPIQSTPDQAPYLCLEQWDGGLFRTYSHRKNRTSIIPVMLRQVPDLPPPEQPYLENLYPTPKEELQPFVQTWLYFGMLSEMLGLNEIAPGVRLIDEDTAKEEIAKLHDQFCHEENGKNVLIATNVLTWGPLFEARLALAPDKYERLLYILQCLQYAMIMVHSIQENMDHTVRYSIAALGELFSTGIYSAAGLAQPKIELPILGLSWYRDFVRPGGVVEERMLNNGWCPSEVEKIRSQLQGLFTMHYTSQLRKPTPWLDHSNCTRSICRAFHIDISTYRPAHVEDGCGCELIEADPTMVSGILRSTDTFPIVRVEGELDDLRILVERFEPGISYVALSHVWANGLGNPTSNSLPKCQIARIVKLVEDLPRAPESTEPPRLWLDTLCCPVEAESKVISLARIADVYRKAHHVLVLDTSLTAYKFEGTHPAELLVRAFECSPWMRRLWTLQEGALARTLQIQYADKAGNNMAMLTELWKIAREDARYMRIWQDVTNEFNQLLGFSPKTGPENVLKWHAPQITTLQRSLHFRTVSVPADEALCISTLMKLDTTYIAEGIDCNHRMQRMWEKLSDASGGVPARIIFYVEEPLDIVGWRWAPKSLLSSSVDDPVLTIDERVMRFYTEEQSADPTDAVLGIPTSIGLKVRMPGYRIVPTPLLPHLPLHAWPEVINPTEDQVVVQDEETGQWFRILDWYRSKKLPTWTRKERLAYDKEQNNPLCRAIDTGNCALILDHKVTQEDGTSVGCLVHVEELSEQEIDGHTEVPLKARRERAVILSAIGETEGRMMSKVRDLAVTVARDPVTDEFLAVQKSYKPGEEEWDAAEGRVRERMKKVMEEAWYGDEEFQRTIRETVGEDLDDYIWVFVPKVFPHGVGLRDLGGQLWFVD, via the exons ATGAACATCTTTGTCGAGCCCGATGATCCCATCCAATCCACGCCAGACCAAGCACCGTACCTATGCCTCGAACAATGGGACGGCGGACTCTTCCGCACATATAGCCACAGGAAAAACAGAACGAGCATCATACCAGTAATGCTACGCCAAGTTCCAGATCTTCCGCCCCCAGAACAGCCGTACCTGGAGAACTTGTATCCCACGCCTAAAGAGGAGCTGCAGCCGTTTGTACAGACATGGCTATACTTTGGGATGCTCTCCGAAATGCTGGGGCTCAACGAAATAGCACCCGGTGTAAGACTTATAGACGAAGATACAGCCAAGGAGGAAATTGCGAAACTACACGACCAATTCTGTCACgaggagaatggcaagaatgTCCTCATTGCTACGAATGTGCTCACATGGGGGCCGCTCTTTGAGGCGAGACTCGCACTCGCGCCAGATAAATATGAACGACTCTTATATATTCTCCAATGCCTACAATACGCCATGATAATGGTGCACTCGATACAGGAGAATATGGACCACACGGTTCGGTATTCCATCGCCGCGCTGGGGGAACTCTTCTCCACGGGTATATATAGCGCCGCCGGGCTGGCACAACCAAAGATTGAGTTGCCAATTCTAGGACTCTCCTGGTACAGAGACTTTGTTCGGCCGGGGGGCGTGGTTGAAGAGAGGATGTTGAATAATGGGTGGTGTCCGAGTGAAGTTGAGAAGATAAGGTCTCAGTTGCAGGGGCTGTTTACGATGCATTATACGAGTCAGTTGAGGAAGCCGACGCCGTGGTTGGATCATTCGAATTGTACGAGGAGTATTTGTAGAGCGTTTCATATTGATATTAGTACATATAGGCCTGCGCATGTGGAAGATGGTTGTGGGTGTGAGTTGATTGAAGCTGATCCTACAATGGTGTCTGGGATATTGAGGAGTACGGATACGTTTCCGATTGTGCGTGTGGAAGGAGAATTAGATGATTTACGGATCCTAGTGGAGAGATTTGAGCCTGGGATTTCGTACGTGGCATTATCGCAT GTATGGGCGAATGGACTTGGAAATCCCACGAGCAATTCACTCCCCAAGTGTCAAATCGCGCGGATTGTCAAGCTCGTGGAAGATCTACCCAGGGCTCCAGAGAGTACGGAACCTCCACGTCTTTGGCTTGACACGCTCTGCTGTCCTGTGGAAGCTGAAAGTAAGGTGATTAGTCTGGCGAGGATTGCGGATGTGTACAGGAAGGCACATCATGTGTTGGTCCTGGATACAAGCCTGACTGCGTATAAATTCGAGGGCACTCATCCTGCGGAGCTTTTAGTCCGGGCGTTTGAATGCTCGCCGTGGATGAGGCGGCTGTGGACGCTGCAAG AGGGCGCACTTGCAAGGACTCTTCAGATCCAATATGCTGacaaggctggaaataacatggccatgttgaccGAACTATGGAAGATTGCCAGAGAAGATGCCCGGTATATGCGTATATGGCAAGACGTGACCAACGAG TTCAACCAACTCCTTGGCTTCAGTCCCAAGACCGGTCCCGAAAACGTCCTCAAATGGCATGCACCCCAAATCACGACCCTCCAACGAAGTTTACACTTCCGCACCGTCTCTGTCCCCGCAGACGAAGCCCTGTGTATCTCAACCCTCATGAAACTGGATACGACGTACATCGCCGAGGGCATAGACTGCAATCACAGAATGCAACGAATGTGGGAGAAACTCTCCGACGCAAGCGGCGGTGTACCTGCGAGAATAATATTCTACGTCGAAGAACCACTGGATATCGTTGGATGGCGGTGGGCGCCAAAATCCCTGCTATCATCTTCAGTAGACGATCCTGTCCTCACTATAGACGAGCGTGTCATGCGTTTCTATACCGAAGAGCAATCCGCCGATCCGACGGACGCTGTTCTCGGGATCCCAACCTCGATTGGCCTGAAGGTACGAATGCCAGGCTACAGAATCGTACCAACGCCTCTATTGCCACACCTCCCGCTCCATGCGTGGCCGGAGGTCATCAACCCCACGGAAGACCAAGTCGTAGTGCAGGATGAAGAAACAGGACAATGGTTCCGCATACTAGACTGGTACCGCAGCAAGAAACTCCCCACGTGGACGCGCAAAGAGCGCCTCGCATACGACAAGGAGCAGAATAATCCCCTCTGCAGGGCTATCGACACTGGGAACTGCGCACTTATACTAGATCACAAAGTTACGCAGGAAGACGGCACATCGGTAGGTTGTCTCGTGCACGTAGAGGAGTTGAGTGAGCAGGAGATAGATGGACACACGGAAGTGCCGCTCAAAGCGCGCCGCGAAAGAGCAGTGATATTGTCGGCGATCGGTGAGACAGAAGGCAGGATGATGAGTAAAGTGAGGGATTTGGCGGTCACGGTGGCGAGGGATCCTGTTACGGATGAGTTTTTGGCGGTGCAGAAGAGTTATAAGCCGGGTGAGGAGGAGTGGGATGCGGCGGAGGGGAGGGTGcgggagaggatgaagaaagTTATGGAGGAGGCTTGGTATGGGGATGAGGAGTTTCAGAGGACGATTCGGGAGACTGTTGGggaggatttggatgatTATATTTGGGTGTTTGTGCCGAAGGTGTTTCCACATGGGGTTGGGTTGAGGGATTTGGGGGGGCAGTTGTGGTTTGTGGATTGA
- a CDS encoding endo-1,4-beta-xylanase D (similar to Magnaporthe oryzae 70-15 XP_003713490.1), translating to MKLSLLLFIPSIVAHNFQTSEAGNPFVDGFYADPDNEFYNNQYWIYPTSSYEYDKQTYLDAFSSPDLVHWTKHPNILVASDFKWAKRAVWAPAPISRNGKYYLYFAANDIQTNAELGGIGVGVADKPEGPYKDAIGKPLIGQYYNGAQPIDQDVFIDDDGQAYIYYGGHSHANVAKLNSDMITIGTFDDGTSYKEITPENYVEGPQMVKRNGTYYLFWSEGGWGGPDYAVSYAMSKSPTGPFKRLAKILQQDEAVASGSGHNGVIHVPNTDIYYIVYHRHPLGDNVDGNDRHLAYDRLYFNADGTIQPVKMLVHDNFNDGNMIGWATYGGTWDAKSNALTAGNSAGGKALLNTNFGDVDFSVDIKIPSSNAGDAGLVFRASNPTVGTDAYNGYYAGISTSGKLVLGRAQSGSWTQMGVVKADIVPGKTYRVRVTAKKNAISVYAGDSTTAQLHVLDGTFASGMNGVRVFQTDAVFDNVKVEHLA from the coding sequence atgaagCTCTCactcctcctcttcatccccAGCATCGTCGCACACAACTTCCAAACATCAGAAGCCGGTAACCCCTTCGTCGACGGCTTCTATGCCGACCCAGACAACGAATTCTACAACAACCAATACTGGATCTACCCAACATCGTCCTACGAATACGACAAACAGACCTACCTCGACGCCTTCTCATCCCCTGACCTCGTCCACTGGACCAAGCACCCCAACATCCTCGTCGCATCCGACTTCAAGTGGGCAAAACGCGCCGTCTGGGCACCCGCGCCAATCTCCCGCAACGGCAAATACTACCTCTACTTTGCCGCCAACGACATCCAGACCAACGCTGAGCTaggtggcattggcgttggcgtcGCCGACAAACCAGAGGGACCCTACAAAGATGCGATTGGTAAACCGCTCATCGGACAGTACTACAATGGCGCTCAGCCGATTGACCAGGATGTATTcatcgacgacgacggccaAGCGTACATATACTACGGTGGACATAGTCACGCCAACGTCGCGAAGCTGAACAGCGACATGATCACAATCGGTACCTTTGACGATGGCACGTCGTACAAGGAGATCACGCCGGAGAACTACGTCGAAGGGCCGCAGATGGTGAAGCGCAATGGGACGTACTACCTCTTCTGGAGTGAGGGTGGCTGGGGCGGTCCCGACTACGCTGTCTCGTATGCCATGTCAAAGTCGCCAACTGGCCCGTTCAAGAGGCTGGCTAAGATACTGCAGCAGGATGAGGCCGTGGCAAGTGGCTCGGGACATAATGGCGTGATTCACGTGCCCAACACTGATATTTACTATATTGTGtatcatcgccatcctctgGGTGATAATGTTGACGGCAATGATCGACACTTGGCGTACGATCGACTTTACTTCAACGCCGATGGAACGATTCAACCTGTGAAAATGCTCGTCCATGACAATTTCAACGATGGAAACATGATTGGGTGGGCTACCTACGGGGGAACCTGGGATGCCAAGTCCAACGCTCTCACGGCCGGAAACTCTGCCGGCGGAAAGGCATTACTCAATACTAATTTCGGCGATGTCGACTTCTCCGTGGACATCAAAATTCCGTCATCAAATGCCGGCGACGCAGGTCTCGTTTTCAGAGCATCGAATCCAACGGTTGGAACAGACGCCTACAACGGTTATTACGCCGGCATTAGCACATCCGGAAAATTGGTCCTGGGCAGGGCGCAGAGCGGTTCGTGGACGCAAATGGGCGTTGTGAAGGCTGATATTGTGCCTGGCAAGACGTACAGAGTGAGAGtgacggcgaagaagaatgcGATTAGTGTGTATGCTGGGGACTCGACGACCGCGCAACTACATGTCCTGGATGGGACGTTTGCGAGTGGCATGAATGGCGTGAGGGTGTTTCAGACGGATGCTGTGTTTGATAACGTCAAGGTTGAGCATTTggcatga